A single genomic interval of Lathyrus oleraceus cultivar Zhongwan6 chromosome 7, CAAS_Psat_ZW6_1.0, whole genome shotgun sequence harbors:
- the LOC127102638 gene encoding uncharacterized protein LOC127102638, with protein MTTSLKIEGHSEEAKKLVMFPFTLSEDAEEWFYSLPGGSITTWQQMETTFLNEYFPASIYIRKRYDIVNFKQKEGESLGDAYKRFKRLLVACPTHNIDATEQMRNFVNGLQMKTKQLIDAVAGGSTNFTTTTGIKKIIEAIAANEHLELYDRSVSQPEGIIDLKLASQVVKMEDQIATEVERRLKKMAIDTQTVAQVQPVQPTQASNCEIYGGPHLIAHCVATAQQIEEIKFLRQNNPYSNTYNPGWKNHPNFSWKD; from the coding sequence atgactacgTCGTTAAAAATTGAGGGGCATTCTGAGGAAGCTAAGAAGCTGGTGATGTTTCCATTTACATTGTCAGAAGATgctgaagagtggttctactcttTACCTGGTGGAAGCATCACAACTTGGCAACAGATGGAAACAACTTTTCTCAATGAGTACTTTCCGGCCTCTATATACATCCGAAAGAGGTATGACATagtgaattttaaacagaaggaaggagagtcactTGGAGATGCATATAAGAGGTTcaaacgattgttggttgcatgtcctactcataaTATAGATGCAACGGAGCAAATGCGGAATTTTGTAAATGGTCTTCAgatgaagactaagcaactcattgacGCAGTAGCTGGTGGCTCAACTAACTTTACAACAACCACTGGTATTAAAAAGATTATAGAAGCCATTGCAGCCAATGAGCACTTGGAGTTGTATGACCGTAGTGTTAGTCAACCCGAAGggataattgacctgaaattGGCAAGTCAAGTGGTGAAGATGGAAGACCAAATAGCAACTGAAGTAGAAAGAAGACTGAAGAAGATGGCTATTGATACTCAAACTGTGGCACAAGTTCAACCGGTTCAACCAACTCAAGCTAGTAATTGCGAAATTTATGGAGGACCTCATCTTATCGCacattgtgttgcaaccgcacAACAAATTGAGGAGATCAAGTTTCTAAGGCAGAACAACCCTTATTCAAATACATACAATCCGGGttggaaaaatcatccaaatttctcatGGAAGGATTAA